The nucleotide window CATCGCCAGTGGGATCAGCAAGACGAACGCGGGTAGGAGCAGTCGCGGCCGGCTCATCATCAGCCCGCTCGACAGCACGATCTGCGCGACGAGCAGCGAACCGTACAGCAGGACCGGCCACGGCATCCGAGACCACACCGCGACGCCCAGCATCACCAGCGTGCTCAGGACGATCCACGATGTGGCCACCGGTGCGATCTCCGCCGAATGCACGAGCATCTCGTTGACGAAGTGGAACGCGGCCGCGCCCCAGTCGAATTGGGTGTCCCAACCGTCGGTCTGGATCCGGAACCACCCGGTCGGTGATCCGGTGTGCGCCCACACCACACTCAGGTAGGCGAGGTAGCCGAGTGGGCTGATCACGATGGCGACGATCGCGCGGACCCGCACGCCTCTCGGCACGGCGGTCCCGCGTGCCTGCCACAGGAACACCACGGCCGCGAGCATCACGACCCCGATCAGGACCGCTGCCGTCGGCCGGCACAGCCCGCAGATCGCCGCCACGGTGCCGGCGAGGAGCCAGCGTTTCTCCAGCACCCCGACCAGCGCCCACACCGCGAGCGCACAGAACAGGGCCTCGGTGTAGGCCATGTTCAGCACGATCGACATCGGCGTCGCCGCGAAGAGCGCCACCAGGAACAAACCGGTTCCGCGCTCGGGCGCCGGGCCGATCGGTGACCGGCGCGCCATGAGCCGCGCGCACACCATGCCCAGGCGTGCCGCGCCGACCGCGGCCACGCACCCGAGGATCAGGTTCACCGTGACCGCGGCACCGAAGGGGCTCAGGCCCGGCAACTTCGCTATCAGACCGACCAGATACGGGTAGCCCGGAAAGAACGCGTACGCGGTGTCGGCCGTGTGCAGACCCCGTGCGTCCGTCAGGGCGTAGGGCACGCCGTCGTAGCCGTGGGTCGCGATCGCGATCATCCACTGCCCGTCCCACACCGCCAGGGAATCGCCCAGCGTGGTGCCCCGGAGGTCGGCGAACCGGGCCAGGACCAGGATGCCGACGGCCCGGATGACGAGGAAGACGACCAGTGCGTCGAGCCACCAGCGATAGCTACGGAGTCCGGCGGGCGACGAGCTCAGCGGACCGAAGAACGCGGTGGTCGCCGCCCTCAGCCGACGACCCGTCCCGGCGGACACGCCTCCGGCTGTCGCCACGTCGTCGTCGGTGCGGCGTCCGGTCCGACCATCGGCGCCGCCTCCGGTATCGCCGACGTCGGTAGGGGAGGCCACGCGAGAGATCCTAGAGCGGATCGGATCGCCGCGGCCCGGACGGGGCAGACAGAGACCAGGTCAGGGCATCCTCAGACTCCCCGGTAAGGTTGTCCCGGCAAGTTGACGTCTATCGACCGGCACTCTGGCCGGCGGGAGGTAACTCGACGTGGCCCTCGTGGTGCAGAAGTACGGCGGATCCTCGGTCGCAACGGCCGAACGCATCCGTCGCGTCGCCGAGCGCATCGTCGAGACCAAGAAGCAGGGCAACGACGTCGTCGTGGTCGTGTCGGCGATGGGCGACACCACCGACGAACTGCTCGACCTCGCCCAGCAGGTCAATCCGGCGCCACCGGCCCGCGAGATGGACATGCTGCTGACCTCCGGTGAGCGCATCTCGAACTCACTGGTGGCCATGGCGATCAGCTCGATGGGCGCGCAGGCGCAGTCGTTCACCGGTTCCCAGGCCGGCGTGATCACGACGAGCAGCCATGGCAAGGCCAAGATCATCGACGTCACGCCCGGACGTGTCCGCAGCGCCCTCGACGAGGGCAAGATCGTGCTGGTCGCCGGCTTCCAGGGCGTCTCGCAGGACACCAAGGACGTCACGACGCTGGGCCGTGGTGGCTCCGACACCACCGCGGTCGCGCTCGCGGCGGCGCTCGAGGCCGACGTCTGCGAGATCTACACCGACGTCGACGGCGTCTACTCGGCGGACCCGCGCATCGTGCCCGACGCCCGGCGCCTCGACACCGTCAGTTTCGAGGAGATGCTCGAACTGGCCGCCTGTGGTGCCAAGGTGCTGATGCTGCGCTGCGTCGAATACGCCCGCCGCTACAACGTTCCCGTTCACGTGCGCTCGTCGTACTCGACCAAACCCGGCACCGTGGTGACCGGATCGATGGAGGACATCCCCGTGGAAGAAGCCATTCTCACCGGCGTCGCACATGACCGCAGCGAGGCCAAGATCACCGTCGTCGGACTCGACGACAAGCCCGGTTACGCGGCGCGGGTGTTCCGCGCCGTCGCCGACGCCGAGATCAACATCGACATGGTGCTCCAGAACGTCTCGAAGGTCGACACCGGCAAGACCGACATCACCTTCACCCTCCCGCGTGAGCTCGGACCGCTCGGGGTGGAGAAGCTCACCAAGCTCCAGGAGGAGATCGGCTTCACCGACCTGCTCTACGACGATCACATCGGCAAGGTGTCGCTCGTCGGCGCGGGTATGAAGTCGCACCCCGGCGTCACGGCCACGTTCTGTGAGGCCCTGAGCGAGGCCGGCGTCAACATCGAGCTGATCTCCACCTCGGAGATCCGCATCTCGGTGCTGTGCCGCGACACCGAACTCGACGACGCGGTGCGCGCGCTGCACGCCGCCTTCGATCTCGGCGGCGAAGAAGAAGCCGTCGTCTACGCCGGAACGGGGCGATGAGGATGGGTGTACGTATCGGAGTCGTGGGTGCGACCGGTCAGGTCGGCGCCGTCATGCGAACCCTGTTGGCGGAGCGCAACTTCCCCGCCGACGAGGTGCGGTTCTTCGCATCGTCGCGCTCGGCGGGCAAGAAGCTGCCCTGGGGCGACGGCGAGATCGTCGTCGAGGACGCCTCGACGGCGGACCCGTCCGGGCTCGACATCGCCCTCTTCTCGGCGGGCGCCACGATGTCGCGCGAGCAGGCACCCCGGTTCGCCGAGGCGGGCGTGACCGTCATCGACAACTCCTCGGCGTGGCGTAAGGACCCCGATGTGCCACTGGTGGTCTCGGAGGTCAACGGCGAGCTGGCGAAGAACCCGCCGAAGGGCATCATCGCCAACCCGAACTGCACCACCATGGCCGCCATGCCGGTGCTCAAGCCGCTGCACGACGAGGCCGGCCTGCAGCGCCTCATCGTCTCCAGCTACCAGGCCGTCTCGGGCAGCGGGCTCGCCGGCGTGGAGGAACTCGCCGGCCAGGTGCGGGCGGTCGCCGACGATGCCGAGAAGCTCGTCCACGACGGTTCGGCAGTGGACTTCCCCGCCCCGAACAAGTACGTCGCCCCGATCGCGTTCAACGTCATCGCGCTCGCCGGGTCGCTCGTCGACGACGGGTCGGGCGAGACCGACGAGGATCAGAAGCTGCGCAACGAGTCGCGCAAGATCCTCGGTCTCCCCGAGTTGCTCGTCAGCGGAACCTGCGTGCGCGTGCCGGTCTTCACGGGTCACTCCCTGTCGATCAACGCCGAGTTCGCGAACCCGCTGTCGGTGGCCCGGGCACAGGAGATCCTCTCTGCGGCAGCCGGTGTGGAGCTCACCGACGTGCCGACGCCGCTCGCCGCAGCGGGCCGGGATGCCTCGCTGGTCGGCCGGATCCGGCAGGACCCGGGTGTTCCCGAGGGGCGCGGCCTCGCGCTGTTCGTCTCGGGGGACAACCTCCGAAAGGGTGCCGCCCTCAACACGATCCAGATCGCCGAACTGCTCGTCTAGAGAAGCTCAGCCGGGTGGCGGACCGTTCTCCTCGGAGACGGCCGCCGCCGCCTCGGTGATGATCGCTCGCATCGACGCCTCCGCGACCTCCGGGTCGCGGAGGCGTATTGCTCTGGCCACGTCGTCGTGCAGCGCGATGGCGGCCGGGTTGGGGGTCGCCGGCATCATCCCGTGATGGGTGCGTCCGGCCAGGATCTCGTTCACCACACCTGTGAGTGAGCGGAACATCTCGTTGCCGCTCGCCTCGAGCAGCGTTCGGTGGAAGACCTTGTCGGCCAACAGGTACGACTCCAGGTCGCCGTCGCGTCCGTGTACCGACATGTCCGACACCGCCGCCGCGAGAATGCGGCAATGATGTTCGTCGGCCCGTTCGGCCGCCAGTGCCGCCGCCACCGGTTCGAAGCCTCGCCGCAACTCCGACAGGGTCGCCAGGAACTCGGCGCGGTCGGCGCCGTCGAGGCGCCACCGGATCAGCCGGGGGTCGAACACGCTCCAGCGGACCCGCGGCTGGATGGTGATGCCGACGCGCCGTCTGGACTCGACGAGCCCCATCGACTCGAGAACTCGGATCACCTCGCGTGACACCGTCCGGGAGACGCCGTGTTCGGCGCTGATGGACTCGAGGGTCAGTACGCTCCCGGCCGGCTGTGCTCCCGAGACGATGCGTCTACCGATGGCGGCGAGGATCCCATCGTGCCGCTCGCCCGCGTTCCGTGTGCCCTGACTCACTGTTTCATCTTCTCATTCGTCGAGGTCTTGCTGAATCTGCGTACTTAATGACGACCGGGCTTGCAAAAGTATGATCATTGAGGCAGCCTACGTGATCAGCAGCACAGTGTCGTGAGGAGTGAACATGCGATCGCCCGTAGTCGTCATGGGGGTGTCGGGGTCCGGGAAGTCGACGGTCGGAGCCGCGCTGGCACAGCGCCTGCGAGTGCCGTTCGCCGACGCCGACGACTTCCACCCCGCAGCGAACATCGCCAAGATGTCGGCGGGACAGCCGCTCGACGACGACGATCGTCGACCCTGGCTCGAATCGATCGGCGAGTGGCTTGCCGAGCACGGCGACGGCGGGGTCATGAGCTGTTCCGCCCTCAAACGGAACTACCGTGACCGTCTCCGCGAGCACGCGCCGACGACACTGTTCGCGCATCTGGCCGGCTCGGTCGACGTCATCGCTCGACGCCAGGCATCGCGGCCGGGGCACTTCATGCCCCCGGCGCTCCTCGCGTCGCAGTTCGAGACCCTGGAACAGCTGACCG belongs to Gordonia sp. KTR9 and includes:
- a CDS encoding aspartate kinase — its product is MALVVQKYGGSSVATAERIRRVAERIVETKKQGNDVVVVVSAMGDTTDELLDLAQQVNPAPPAREMDMLLTSGERISNSLVAMAISSMGAQAQSFTGSQAGVITTSSHGKAKIIDVTPGRVRSALDEGKIVLVAGFQGVSQDTKDVTTLGRGGSDTTAVALAAALEADVCEIYTDVDGVYSADPRIVPDARRLDTVSFEEMLELAACGAKVLMLRCVEYARRYNVPVHVRSSYSTKPGTVVTGSMEDIPVEEAILTGVAHDRSEAKITVVGLDDKPGYAARVFRAVADAEINIDMVLQNVSKVDTGKTDITFTLPRELGPLGVEKLTKLQEEIGFTDLLYDDHIGKVSLVGAGMKSHPGVTATFCEALSEAGVNIELISTSEIRISVLCRDTELDDAVRALHAAFDLGGEEEAVVYAGTGR
- a CDS encoding FadR/GntR family transcriptional regulator, with the protein product MSQGTRNAGERHDGILAAIGRRIVSGAQPAGSVLTLESISAEHGVSRTVSREVIRVLESMGLVESRRRVGITIQPRVRWSVFDPRLIRWRLDGADRAEFLATLSELRRGFEPVAAALAAERADEHHCRILAAAVSDMSVHGRDGDLESYLLADKVFHRTLLEASGNEMFRSLTGVVNEILAGRTHHGMMPATPNPAAIALHDDVARAIRLRDPEVAEASMRAIITEAAAAVSEENGPPPG
- a CDS encoding gluconokinase, with product MRSPVVVMGVSGSGKSTVGAALAQRLRVPFADADDFHPAANIAKMSAGQPLDDDDRRPWLESIGEWLAEHGDGGVMSCSALKRNYRDRLREHAPTTLFAHLAGSVDVIARRQASRPGHFMPPALLASQFETLEQLTGDERGLTVDVDQSVDAIVDELVASLPDDPNSNDPHPDGEEN
- a CDS encoding membrane protein — translated: MASPTDVGDTGGGADGRTGRRTDDDVATAGGVSAGTGRRLRAATTAFFGPLSSSPAGLRSYRWWLDALVVFLVIRAVGILVLARFADLRGTTLGDSLAVWDGQWMIAIATHGYDGVPYALTDARGLHTADTAYAFFPGYPYLVGLIAKLPGLSPFGAAVTVNLILGCVAAVGAARLGMVCARLMARRSPIGPAPERGTGLFLVALFAATPMSIVLNMAYTEALFCALAVWALVGVLEKRWLLAGTVAAICGLCRPTAAVLIGVVMLAAVVFLWQARGTAVPRGVRVRAIVAIVISPLGYLAYLSVVWAHTGSPTGWFRIQTDGWDTQFDWGAAAFHFVNEMLVHSAEIAPVATSWIVLSTLVMLGVAVWSRMPWPVLLYGSLLVAQIVLSSGLMMSRPRLLLPAFVLLIPLAMALARMRPVAAGLVVVPIVVGSSWFGAHMLTVFPHAM
- a CDS encoding aspartate-semialdehyde dehydrogenase codes for the protein MGVRIGVVGATGQVGAVMRTLLAERNFPADEVRFFASSRSAGKKLPWGDGEIVVEDASTADPSGLDIALFSAGATMSREQAPRFAEAGVTVIDNSSAWRKDPDVPLVVSEVNGELAKNPPKGIIANPNCTTMAAMPVLKPLHDEAGLQRLIVSSYQAVSGSGLAGVEELAGQVRAVADDAEKLVHDGSAVDFPAPNKYVAPIAFNVIALAGSLVDDGSGETDEDQKLRNESRKILGLPELLVSGTCVRVPVFTGHSLSINAEFANPLSVARAQEILSAAAGVELTDVPTPLAAAGRDASLVGRIRQDPGVPEGRGLALFVSGDNLRKGAALNTIQIAELLV